From the genome of archaeon CG10_big_fil_rev_8_21_14_0_10_43_11:
AAACCATGCAAACACTCAAAAAAAAGGTAAACCTCAAACTCGTGTTTGGTGCGTTTGTAGCAATCATGTTTATCCTGCCAACCTTTGCAGGGTTTCTAAGCGCGCCCCAAACCACTGGAAGCGCAGTGAACACACTTGGTGCGCGCGTGATTGGTAGCGCGCAAGGCGGGTTTAACAAAACCGCAGAAGCACCTTTGTTTGAAAACAAAACATTAGTTGTGCTCTATTATGGCCAAAGCACGTGCGAGCATTGCCAATGGCAAAGGCCCATTCTTGAAGAGATTGCACAAGAAAATGAAAATATCACGCTCAGGGCCTATGATTTTGACAAAATAGCTCCGCAGGGCGCTGATTTGAACCGTTTTAACACATTCAATCCGGGCCAGTACATTCCCCTTGTCATCATTGGAAATGTTTATTTTAGAGCAGGCTCGGGCGAAGCATATGGTGCAGAAGTAGACAAAGCCGCCATACAAACGCTTATTAATGAACTTCTTGCAACACGCGCATAACTACTCGCACGCATGAATATAGGGTAAAAACGCACCACAGTATCACGCGCAACACCCCTTAATTTCCAGTGGAAAAGGAGTGAAACAAGTGTTTATAAAGCCGCTACGCGTGTTTCAACAACAAAAACCATGCAAGACAAGGATATATTCAAACTCAAAAAACTCCTCAAAAAACTTGAAGCAATCAGAGGAAGGGGAACTGAACTTATTAGTGTCTACATTCCTGATGAGTACAATATCAACATCATGAGCGACCAGCTCTCAACAGAACGAAGCATGGCAGTAAACATCAAGAGTAAATCAACTCGAAAAAATGTGCTGGCTGCTCTTGAAAAAATACTTGGGGAACTCAAAAAATACCAGAAAACACCGCAAAAGGGTATGATTATCTTTTGCGGCAACACAGGAGGAGACCGCGTTGACATTGAAATGTGGGTAATTCAGCCCCCTGAAAAACTTAACACAAAAATGTATCGCTGCGACCAAGTATTCTGGCTTGACCCGCTCAAAGACATGATTGCAGACAAAGAGGAATACCTTCTTGTATCAATTGACCGCTCAGAAGTGGGTTTTGGCATTCTCAAAGGAAAACACGTGGAACTGATTAATGTCACTGAATCCCACATCCCGGGGAAGATGCGGGCAGGTGGGCAGAGTGCTGCCCGATTTATGCGCGCGCGCCAAAGCATGAAAGAAGCATTTCTCAAAGACAGCGGGGACTTTATCAAAGAAGTCA
Proteins encoded in this window:
- the prf1 gene encoding peptide chain release factor 1; translated protein: MQDKDIFKLKKLLKKLEAIRGRGTELISVYIPDEYNINIMSDQLSTERSMAVNIKSKSTRKNVLAALEKILGELKKYQKTPQKGMIIFCGNTGGDRVDIEMWVIQPPEKLNTKMYRCDQVFWLDPLKDMIADKEEYLLVSIDRSEVGFGILKGKHVELINVTESHIPGKMRAGGQSAARFMRARQSMKEAFLKDSGDFIKEVMLKRKLKKIILGGPGHMKEELNDARYLSNHLQNVVGLVDTGYAGEDGFEELLQKSQDLLKNEALMEEKVRLNKFFSLLGARSSKVSYGMTQTKALLEQGLVEEIFVSESVGDDLIEEINEIALAQGSAILVASTETREGESLKQIGGIGAILRYAL